CGGCGGTTCCGATGGCGAACGCCGCAAGGACGGCGAGGGCGGCGGCATGTTTTCTCATGGGTATCCCTTTCTCCGGTTGGGCAAGCGGCCGCGGGACGGATTGCTTGCAAAAACCCGTATTTTCTTTACCAGAAAGATGCGGTCCATGTGAACAATCGCCGCATGCGGGCCGCTTGCGCGCCATGCCCGGCCTGTGAGACTGTTGTTTCACTCAGGCGGCGGGCGCGACATCCGCGTCCATGCCGGCGCAGAAAGGACGATGCGAAGGTGAGCCGTCTCGATCGCTCGCTGATTTCGGGCCTGCCGCTGTTCGACGGAATGGCGGCCGACGATCTCGACCGCATCCTCAACGCCGCCCGCTCGCTGCGGTTTTCCGCCGGCTCGAACGTCTTCGAGCAGGAGGAGGAGGCCCATTCCTTCTTCGTTCTGCTCGACGGCCATGTGCGGGTGATGAAGACGACGCCGGAGGGCCAGCAGGTCACGGTGCGCTACATCACGCCGGGCGAGCTGATGGGCATCGCCCAGGCGATCGGCCGCACAACCTATCCGGCGACGGCTCTGGCCGTGGTCGATTGCGTGGTGCTGGCCTGGCCCGGCACCATGTGGTCGCAATTCGCCGCCGCCTTCCCCTCGTTCGGCGCCAACACCTACAAGACCGTCGGCGAGCGGCTTCAGGACACGCAGGCGCAGGTCGTCGAGATGGCGACCAAGCAGGTCGAGCAGCGGGTCGCGCACGCGCTGCTGCGCCTGATCAACCAGCGCGGCCGCAAGACCGAGGAGGGCATCGTCGTCGACTTCCCGATCTCGCGGCAGGACATCGCCGAGATGACCGGGACGACGCTGCACACGGTCAGCCGGCTTTTGACCGCCTGGGAGGAGAAGGGTCTGGTCAAGGGCGGCCGCCGCAAGGTGACGGTGGTGGAGCCGCACCGGCTGATGGTCCTCGCCGAGGGCCGCGCCTCGGGGCACTGAGCGCCCGAAGGCCGGATTCAGGCACGCATCGCGTCCTCGATGGCGTGGCGGAAGCGGTCGCCGTCGAGCGCATGCTCCTTGACCGCGTCCTCGACGGTGTGGAACGAGGCGATCGGGCAGCCGACGCACAGCATGCCGTGATCGAGCACGACCCGGATGGTGGCCGGCCACTCCCTCATGATGTCGTCCATGGTCATGTCTTCGTCCAGAGCCGGCTTCATGGCGGCAACTCCCGATGATGGGACTGTGCGGCCAGCCTAGCGCCGAATTCGCGCCCGCTCCTTGCGCCGCCGCAACTTCACGCCGGAAGTGTCTCGCCCTCGCGCTGGCGCGCCGGAACCGGGCTGCCGAAGAAGTCGCCGGGCGTCAGCGCGATGTCGGCGAGCGTGTAGCGGTCGAGCGTCGCCTGGAACGAGGCGGCCGCCTCGCTCATGACCCCGGCGAGCTTGCAGCAGCGGGTCAGCACGCACTGGTTGCCGGTGGCGAAGCATTCGACCAGCGAGAAATCCGGCTCGGTCAGGCGGATCACGTCGCCGATGCGGATGGCCTCGGGGCGGCGGGCGAGCGTCAGCCCGCCGGAGCGCCCGCGCACCGCCTTGAGGTAGCCGCCGCGCGTCAGCGTGTTGGCGACCTTGTTGAGGTGCGTCCGCGACAGGCTGTAGACGCGCGCCGTCTCCTCGATGGTGATGAGCCGGTCGCCGGCCGAGGCAGCATACATCAGCATGCGCAGCGCGTAGTCGGAAAAGTTGGTCAGCCGCATCTCGTGGTCACATCCGTTGTCTCGAGGCCTGCCCGTCTCAAAGCCCGTCTCCCGCGATGGGCGCGATCGTCGTCGTGTCCTCGCCCCTGCTGAAGGCGACGGCAAGGCGGAAAGAATGGGCGATGCGAAGCGCCCTGTCCATGAAAAGGGCGGCGACATCCGCGGGGCAGAGCCGCTGCACAGTGTCGCGGAACAGCGAGAGCCAGCGGCGGAAATGATCCTCGCCGAGACCGGGGATGCGCAGGTGCGGCGGCAGCGGCCGCCCGCCATAGCGGTCGGTGCGCAAAAGCGTCGCCGACCAGAAGTCGCACAGCTTGTCGAGATGCGCCGGCCATTCGTCGGGCGCGAGCGCCGCGTTGAAGATCGGGCCGATCAGCGGGTCGCGCCGCACGTCGGCGTAGAAGCCGTGGACGACGGCGCGGATCATCGCCTCGTCGAGCAGCTCGGGCAGCGGCTTGCCGTCGACGAGGATCGTCCGCTGCGGCGATGCGCGGCCCTTCATGCCGGGGTTCCTTCGCGGGGCGCCGTCACGATGCCGCCTGTCCTTCGCCTGCGAGGACGACGATGCGATAGCTGCCGTCGGCCGTGGTCTCGCCGCGCCAGCGGTGGCCGCGCGTCTCCAGCTCCTTGAGCAGGAAGATCGGCTCGCGCGGCAGGATCGCGGCCAGCGTCTCGCCCGGCGCCATCCGCTCCAGCACCTCGAGCGTGCGCACCATGGGCTCGGGCGGGTCGAGGTCGCGGTTGTCCAGCTCGATCGACGGCTCGGGCCAGCGCTCGCCCCCGGCGCCCGTCCCGTTGCCGGCTCCGTTGTCGTTCTGCGGTGAGGTGGCGGCGGCCTGCGGCGTGAACAGCACCTCCCAATCGCCGCCGCCGATCTCGCGCGCGCTCGGCTCGAAGCCGCGCGCGCCGAGCACGCCGAAAAGGGGAGCGGGCTTGAAGGGGGCGAGCAGGCGCAGGCTCTGGCCAGGCGCGAGGCCGGCCACCGCCTCCATGATCGCGCCGAACGGCTCGCCGCCGTCGCGCAGGATCGGCCGCACGTCGAGATCGAGGGGCGGAATGCTCATCTTGCAGCTCCCATGCTGGGTGTCCGGCCGCGCCGCGGCAGGAACAGCCGCGGCCGCGTCGCGCCTTCGGGCAGGCGCATCGCCGTGTTGACGTTGACGAGGCGGCGCACCAGCACCAGCTCCGCGCCGATGGCGAGCGTGGCCGCGAGCGTCGCCACGGAAGCAAGCCGGAACAGGGCCGGCATGTCGGCCAGCAGCGCCGCCGTTCCAACGAGGACGGACAGGAAGTAGAGCGCGAACCACGCACCGTCGCGCCGCTCGACGACGAGGTCCTGCACGCGCGGCGTCGGCTTGCGGCCCATCACCGGGCCGTAGCATTCGAGCCAGGTCAGGAACGGGACGATCTTGTAGAGCTGCGACAGGCCGAGCCCGGTCAGCCAGCCGAAGGCGACGAGATAGACGAGCGCGCCGGCATGGGCGGCGATCCCGCCGCTCGCCCACAGGGCGAGGAGGAGAAGGGCGGAAAGATAGAGCCCGCCGAACGCGCCGAGCGCCGCCTTGCTGTTCAGCTCGACGACGCGCCGCTTGCGCATCCGGTAGAAGAAGGAGAGATCCGCCGAATAGGCGGCCAGCGCGACGAGCGCGAGGGCGCCGGCGGCGAGAAAGGCGAATTGCGTGCCCGAGAAAAGCGCCTCGGCCGGCGCGGCGAGGGCGGCTGCGAACAGCGCGCCGCTTCCAGCGTAGAGCACGACCCGGCCCGTCGCCCGCTCATGGTCGGGCGCGAGCATGAACATCGGCAGCAGGCGGTAGCTGACGCCGATGGCGGTGAAGGTCAGCCAGCCGCCGAAGCCGGCGGCGGCGTGGACGGGGATGCCGGCGGCGTGGAGGTCGAGCAGGACGGGCACGGAGACGAACCCGGCCAGCGCCAGCGAGAACAGTGCGCCGAACGCGGCGGTGGCGGCAACGTAGGCGAGCCCGACCGCGACGAACCGCGCCGGCAGCGGCAACTGCCGCGCGCTCCACAGGGTCGCGCCGAGGACGAAGAGGGCGAGCGCGAAGCCGGTCGGCAGCAGGATGGCGGCCAGCGCGAGCAGCGGAACGGCCGCGCCGTCGCCGGCCGCGAGATGCAGGAAGCCGCACAGCAGGCAGGCGAGGCCGCCGATCAGCGCCAGCAGCGACGGCAGCACCAGCCCCTCGTGCAGCAGCGGCTTGGCCACCAGCACCGGCACGAACTGGAACAACGCCCCGACGAGCAGCAGGCTCAGCCAGCCGATCGTCACCATGTGGACGACGACCAGCGTCTGCGGCGCGCGGATGTCGGCGGCCGGGAAGCCGTAGCCGGCGACCATCAGCACGAGCGCGCCGATAAGAAAGGCGAGCGCCGCCGCGAAGCTCGCCATGGTCCAGCGGGAAAGGGCCGCGCCCATCATCGTGAAAAATCTCCCGAAAGCGGGCGGCGCTCGCCGCTGTCGCCCGGGCGGGCGTCGCGGCAGGCGCCGTCGCACAGCGCGATATGGCTGCAGCACGGCGCGGAAAAGGCGGACATGGCGACGAGCTCGCCGATGCTCGCCGCCATCGGGCCGTGATCGCCCGCGAACGGTCTCGCCTTGTCATGCTCGTGCATGCTATCCATGCCTCGGTCCGCGGCTTGCATGGCCCGTCCTTCCGCGAGCGACCATCTGCCACGCACTATCCCCATCTAAACATAGATTGTCAATCTAACGATTATTCCGCTCCATCGACCTGCGGCTTTATGTCTATGGGGCGAAAAGGACGGATGCCTTTCAAGTGGCCTCGGTTAATATTGACTTTGAAATACCTGTTTTTATAGTCGCGACGTTCCAGCCATCGACAGAGCCAGAACCGTTCAACCGGCCCGGCATGTCGGATCAGGCATCGGGCCGACAACCCGTGAAAGGAACCGGATATGTCATCGTCTGGAATTTTGCCGCGTCTTCTCGCCGCTGCTGCGCTCGGCGCCGCCCTGTCGCTGCCGGCTGCCGCGCAGGAGCTGCTGTGGCACTCGCCCGAGGCGGCGCTGGAGCTGGCGGGCGCGCCGCGCGAATCCGGCTCCAACGGGCTTCGCCTTCTCAACCACGGCGACGAGGTGGTCGCCGTGCGCGTCTGGTATCCGCCCGACACCGAGATCGCGCCGCACCCGCACCCGGCCGGCAAGGTGGCGCTGGTGACGGTGCTGGCCGGCGAGATCGAGCTCGGCCTCGGCGACGCCTACGATGCTGGCAGGCTGACGCCGGTTCCGGTCGGCGCGACCGTGGTGCTGCGCGCCGACGACCCGCAGCATTTCGGCCGCACCGGCCCGAGCGGGGTGCAGCTTCTGCTCGTGGCGGCCCCGGCCGACGCGATCGCCCCGGCGCTGCTCGCCGCCGAGTGAAGAACCGGATCGCGGCCCGCCTGCTGCGGCGGGCCGCGATCCTTCAGAAAGGAAGGTATGGAATGCGGATCGAACGGGACGCGCAGGGCGATTTCGTGCTCGAGCCGGCGCTGCTGATGCGCGGGCTTTCGATCTCCGAGGCCGAGTTGCAGCGCCGGATGCGCGCCGGCGAGATCACCAGCGTCGTCGAGGACGGCGAGGGCGAGGATCGCGGCCGCCGCCGCCTAAGCGTCCGCTGCGGCGACACGGTCTGGCGCGCCGTGCTCGACGGGGCGAACACCATCCTCAGCGAGGAGACCTTCGACCTGCGCTTCCGGCGCTGGCGCGCGCCGAAGCCGCACGCGTCCTGACGAGCGGCGGGCTCAGCCCTCGCGTTCGTCGCGCAGCAGGATGCGCTCGCCCGCGCCGTCGAGATCGTCGTACTGGCCGGTGCGCAGCGACCACAGGAACGAGGTCAGCGCGACGACGCCGAACAGGAGGGCGATGGGGATGAGGAAGACGAGACTGTTCATCGGTTTGCCTTTCTGGTTGCCCTGCCGGATTTTCCCCTAGCCGCCCGCCTCGGCCCGGTCGCCCTGCCGGATGGCCCCCCGGATGGCCTTGTAGCTGTGCCATGTTCCGTGCCCGAGCACGGGGAAGGCGACGATCAGGCCGATGAGCCCGGTGGCGATGCTCAAGGCGACGAGCGCGGTGACGATCGCGCCCCAGGCGAGCATGACGGAGAGGTTGTTCCAGGTCAGCGAGATCGAGGTGCCCATGGCGGTGAAGGCGTCGGTGCGCTCCGCCAGCAGCATCGGCACCGCGAAGGTCGAGACCGCGAAGGAGAAGGCGGCGAACAGCCCGCCGATGGCGGTGCCGACGACGAGCATGCCCCAGCCCTCGGGCGTGGTCAGCAGCATCTGCGCCACATGGTCGAGGCCGGGGAACGGCCTCAAGCCGAAGAACAGCGCGTAGACGATGACCGCCGCGCGCATCCACAGCAGCATCAGCAGGCACAGGATCGCGCCGGTGAACAGCACCTGAGGCCCCGACGCCGCCTTGACGAAGACCATGCGCGCCAGCGACGGCGTCCTGCCCTCGGCGAGGTCGCGGCTCTTGCCGTAGAGGCCGATGGCGACCAGCGGCCCGACCACCATGAACCCGGCCAGCGCCGGGAACAGGATGTAGTCGAGGCCGAGCGTGAACAGCGTCCACACGACGGTGACCGAGAGGGCGAAGACGGCGAGGCCGTAGGCGAGGCTCGGCAGCGGCGCGGTGATGAAATCGCGCCAGCCGGCGGCGAGCCAGCCGAGCGCGGCGGAAGCCGGCAGGCCACGCCGGCGGCGATGGTTGAGCGGCACCGGCCTTGTGTCTGCCTGCTGCGAGGGCGTGGTGGTCATGTCCGGGTTCCCTCCCTCAACAGGACGAGCGGGCGGCGCGATAGGCGACGCCGTCCATTGTCCGCGCCTGTTCCGGCGCCTTGATGTGTGCCACGCAATCCGGCTGCGAGGCGACGGCGACATAGACGAGATGCGCGTTGGCGACGACGAGGAGGACGAGCACTGCCCCGGCGATGACCGCCGCTACAAGGCGCCAGTTCAGCCGCCGCGTGGGGCCGGAGGGGAGGGCCGCGCTCATTCCTCTCCTCCCGCGCCGCCGGCGGCGAGGCTGCCGACATAGAGCGCCAGCACCTTGAGGTCGAGCGGCTTCAGCCGCCCTTCCCAATGCGGCATGTGGCCCTGCCGGCCGCCATGGATCGATGCCTGGACCGACTGCGCGTCGCCGCCATAGATCCAGACGTCGTCGGCGAGGTTCGGCGCGCCGAGCTCGACCATGCCGGTGGCGTCCTCGCCATGGCAGGAGGCGCAGTTCTCGGCGAAGATCTCCTCGCCCGCGCCGCGCCGCGCCGCCTCGGTCGCCGACAGGTCCTGCCCCGACAGCGAGCGCACATAGGCGGCGACCGCGCGCACCTCATCGCGCTCCAGCACGCCGTCGCGGCCGAACGCCATCATCTGCGACATGCGGGTCTCGTCATGGCCGGAATTGATGCCGACGCGGATCGTCTCGTGGATGGTCCCGGCGTCGCCGCCCCACAGCCACGCGCCGGCGGCCAGGTCGGGGAAGCCCGGCCCGCCGGTGCCGGCCGTGCCGTGGCAGACGGCGCAGTTGTCGCCGAAGAGGGCGTGGCCCGCCTCGTTGACGATCTCCATCAGCGCCGCGTCGGCGCGGATCTCGGCATAGTCGAGCGCCATCACGCGCTCGACCCAGTTGGCGCGGGCGGCGGCCGCCTCGTCGACCTGCCGCGTCACCACCTCGCGCTGGTCGAAGCCGAGCAGGCCGCGCGTGTAGGTGACGCCGAGCGGCCATGCCGGCATCAATATCCAGTAGCCGAGCGCGAACAGCGCCGTGGTGACGAGGAAGAACAGCGCAACGCGCGGGATCGGCGTGTCGAGCTCCTCGATGCCGTTCCACTCGTGCCCCGTCGTCATCTGCCCGGTGACGGGATCGTGCCTCTCACGCGCCATGGTCTATTTCTCCCCCGATCCGCCGTTCTTCGGCCGGTCGTCGTCTTCGAGAATGCTTTTCTTGGCGCGGTCGAAGCGTTTCCGGTTGGACGGCCAGAACGTGTAGACCAGCACCGCGATCGAGAAGGCGATCAGGTAGAACAGCCCCCAGCTCTTGGCGAAGCCGACGAGCGTGTCGTGGTCGATCCCCATCGCGCTCACTCCGTTTCCGCCGGCGCGGCATCGAGCGCGCCGGTCTCGACGGCGTCGGTCGCGTGCGCGGCGTCGGTCAGCCGGCCGAGGATCTGGAGATAGGCGACGAGCGCGTCCATCTCGGTCAGCCGGCCCGGCTCGCCGTCGAAGACGCGGACGTTGGTGGCCTCGCCGTAGCGCTCGGCGACGCCGGCGGCGTAGCCGGAATCGGGCGCGGCCTGGCCCATCGCGTCGGCGGTGGCGTTCTCGATCATCTCGTCGGTATAGGGCACGCCGAGGCGCTGCATCGCCTTGAGATGCCGGCCGAGATCGTCGATGCGCAGATTGTCGCGCTGGAGCCAGCCATAGCGCGGCATCACCGATTCCGGCACCACGTCGCGCGGGTTGACGAGATGCGCCACATGCCAGGCGTCGGAATATTTGCCGCCGAGGCGGGCGAGGTCCGGCCCGGTGCGCTTCGAGCCCCACAGCATCGGCCGGTCGTAGCTCGATTCGACGGCCAGCGAATACGGCCCGTAGCGCTCGACCTCGTCGCGCAGGGTGCGGATCATCTGGCTGTGGCAGGCATAGCAGCCCTCGCGCACATAGATGTTGCGCCCGGCGAGCTCGAGCGGCGTGTAGACGCGCATGTCGGGCGCCTGCTCGACCGTCTCGTCGATGGTGAACAGCGGCGCGATCTCGACCATGCCGCCGATGGCCGAAACGCCGACGATGGCGAGCACGAAGCCGATGGCGCTACGCTCCAGCTTGCGGTGGAAGAATTCGGCCATTGGTTATTCTCCCGGCTGGACGGCGGCGGTTGCGGGGACATCGGCCGCGCTGCCCTGCACCGTCTCTTGCCGCGCCGCGCGGATGGTCATGGCGACGTTGAACGCGCCGACGCTCGCCCCGGCGAGGAAGAACAGCCCGCCCACGGTGCGCGCGATGTAGTAGGGGTGCATGGCGACGAGGCTGTCGATGAAGGAATAGGCCAGCGTGCCGCTCTCGGCATAGGTGCGCCACATCAGGCCCTGGATGATGCCCGAGTTCCACATCGCGAAGACGTAGACGATGGTCCCGGTCAGCGCGAGCCAGAAATGCGCCTCGACGAGGCGCGGCGAATACATGGTCTTGCGCTTCCACATCCACGGCACCAGCGCGTAGATCGAGCCGAAGGTGATCATCGCCACCCAGCCGAGCGCGCCGGCATGGACGTGGCCGACGGTCCAGTCGGTGTAGTGGCTGAGCGAGTTGACCGAGCGGATGGCCATGAACGAGCCCTCGAAGGTCGAGATGCCGTAGAACACGGCCGCGACCATCATGAAGCGCAGCGTCGCGTCGTCGCGCACTTTATGCCAGGCGCCGTTGAGTGTTGCGAGAGCGTTGCCGGCCGAGGACCACGACGGCACCAGCAGCATGATCGAGAAGGTCATGCCCAGCGTCTGCACCCATTGCGGCAGCGCCGTGTAGTGCAGGTGGTGCGAGCCGGCCCACATGTAGAAGAAGGTGATGCCCCAGAAGCTGATGATGG
The window above is part of the Aquamicrobium sp. genome. Proteins encoded here:
- the ccoP gene encoding cytochrome-c oxidase, cbb3-type subunit III, yielding MARERHDPVTGQMTTGHEWNGIEELDTPIPRVALFFLVTTALFALGYWILMPAWPLGVTYTRGLLGFDQREVVTRQVDEAAAARANWVERVMALDYAEIRADAALMEIVNEAGHALFGDNCAVCHGTAGTGGPGFPDLAAGAWLWGGDAGTIHETIRVGINSGHDETRMSQMMAFGRDGVLERDEVRAVAAYVRSLSGQDLSATEAARRGAGEEIFAENCASCHGEDATGMVELGAPNLADDVWIYGGDAQSVQASIHGGRQGHMPHWEGRLKPLDLKVLALYVGSLAAGGAGGEE
- a CDS encoding DUF2249 domain-containing protein, which gives rise to MSIPPLDLDVRPILRDGGEPFGAIMEAVAGLAPGQSLRLLAPFKPAPLFGVLGARGFEPSAREIGGGDWEVLFTPQAAATSPQNDNGAGNGTGAGGERWPEPSIELDNRDLDPPEPMVRTLEVLERMAPGETLAAILPREPIFLLKELETRGHRWRGETTADGSYRIVVLAGEGQAAS
- a CDS encoding group III truncated hemoglobin, giving the protein MKGRASPQRTILVDGKPLPELLDEAMIRAVVHGFYADVRRDPLIGPIFNAALAPDEWPAHLDKLCDFWSATLLRTDRYGGRPLPPHLRIPGLGEDHFRRWLSLFRDTVQRLCPADVAALFMDRALRIAHSFRLAVAFSRGEDTTTIAPIAGDGL
- a CDS encoding cbb3-type cytochrome c oxidase subunit 3, producing the protein MGIDHDTLVGFAKSWGLFYLIAFSIAVLVYTFWPSNRKRFDRAKKSILEDDDRPKNGGSGEK
- a CDS encoding Rrf2 family transcriptional regulator gives rise to the protein MRLTNFSDYALRMLMYAASAGDRLITIEETARVYSLSRTHLNKVANTLTRGGYLKAVRGRSGGLTLARRPEAIRIGDVIRLTEPDFSLVECFATGNQCVLTRCCKLAGVMSEAAASFQATLDRYTLADIALTPGDFFGSPVPARQREGETLPA
- the ccoO gene encoding cytochrome-c oxidase, cbb3-type subunit II — encoded protein: MAEFFHRKLERSAIGFVLAIVGVSAIGGMVEIAPLFTIDETVEQAPDMRVYTPLELAGRNIYVREGCYACHSQMIRTLRDEVERYGPYSLAVESSYDRPMLWGSKRTGPDLARLGGKYSDAWHVAHLVNPRDVVPESVMPRYGWLQRDNLRIDDLGRHLKAMQRLGVPYTDEMIENATADAMGQAAPDSGYAAGVAERYGEATNVRVFDGEPGRLTEMDALVAYLQILGRLTDAAHATDAVETGALDAAPAETE
- a CDS encoding DUF6522 family protein — translated: MRIERDAQGDFVLEPALLMRGLSISEAELQRRMRAGEITSVVEDGEGEDRGRRRLSVRCGDTVWRAVLDGANTILSEETFDLRFRRWRAPKPHAS
- a CDS encoding DUF1858 domain-containing protein: MKPALDEDMTMDDIMREWPATIRVVLDHGMLCVGCPIASFHTVEDAVKEHALDGDRFRHAIEDAMRA
- a CDS encoding Crp/Fnr family transcriptional regulator, which encodes MSRLDRSLISGLPLFDGMAADDLDRILNAARSLRFSAGSNVFEQEEEAHSFFVLLDGHVRVMKTTPEGQQVTVRYITPGELMGIAQAIGRTTYPATALAVVDCVVLAWPGTMWSQFAAAFPSFGANTYKTVGERLQDTQAQVVEMATKQVEQRVAHALLRLINQRGRKTEEGIVVDFPISRQDIAEMTGTTLHTVSRLLTAWEEKGLVKGGRRKVTVVEPHRLMVLAEGRASGH
- a CDS encoding DUF2189 domain-containing protein encodes the protein MTTTPSQQADTRPVPLNHRRRRGLPASAALGWLAAGWRDFITAPLPSLAYGLAVFALSVTVVWTLFTLGLDYILFPALAGFMVVGPLVAIGLYGKSRDLAEGRTPSLARMVFVKAASGPQVLFTGAILCLLMLLWMRAAVIVYALFFGLRPFPGLDHVAQMLLTTPEGWGMLVVGTAIGGLFAAFSFAVSTFAVPMLLAERTDAFTAMGTSISLTWNNLSVMLAWGAIVTALVALSIATGLIGLIVAFPVLGHGTWHSYKAIRGAIRQGDRAEAGG
- the ccoS gene encoding cbb3-type cytochrome oxidase assembly protein CcoS, with the protein product MNSLVFLIPIALLFGVVALTSFLWSLRTGQYDDLDGAGERILLRDEREG